CGAGATTGCCCGCTGGTCATTGTTGTCAGACGCTGCCCCATGCGGATCGAATCGGGCAGATCTTTATCAAACCACTCTGACATCGTGGGCTTGTGATCCCACATGTCGATCTGACTGGGGGCGCCAGACATAAACAGATAGATTGCTCGCTTTGCTTTTGGGGCATGGTGCGGGAGCGACGGCAAGCCACCCTTGGCTTGACTGCCAGCCGGCTGCGATGTTGTGCCGCGACCTGATGAAGTCACGAGTGAGCTTTCTGTGCCAGAAGCATCGAGCGACGAAAGCGCGGCCAGCCCAAGTCCAGCCGCGGAACGCGAGAACAGCGATCGTCTGGTCAACGCTAGCTGGTGTTCTTGCTGCAAATTCATCGGTTCAGTTTCGCGATTGTCGGAAGGATTCGTACGACGCTTTTGAGCGGCAGGTGGCTTTGAGATTTAACGCCTTTGCCAGATCAGTATTTAACAACTCAGTAATTAACAACTTCGTCTAGATTTAGCAGTGTGCTGGCGATCATCATCCAAGCCGCATGTTCGCTTTCGGACAGGCCCGCTTGCGAGACATCGTCAACCGACAGCAGATCTTTGGCCGCGTTCTCGTCAGCAAGATAGGCATCGCGCAGCTCTGTTAGCAAACGCTGTAGTTCGCTGATTTCGGCTTCGCTGGGCAGTCGAGAAGTGACCGTTTCAAACATCCAACGCAAGCGTTCTTCATCGGGTGCGGCATCGGTATCGTTGAAAGCTCGAATCGCGAGATGCTTGGAGGCCTTCAAATACTGGTGCTCATTCATCAACACCAAGGCTTGCAGCGGCGTATTGGTCCGCTCGCGACGCGCGGTACACGATTCACGACTAGGCGCATCGAACGTCGACATCTGCGGCGGAGGACTGGTGCGTTTCCAAAAGATGTAAACGCTTCGGCGCAGTCGTTTTTCGATCTCTTTGTCGGCTTTGAAATTTGCCGTGTTGCTACGGGTATAGCCGACGGCGTACCACAATCCGTCCGGTTGAGGCGGCTTGACGCTGGGACCAGAGGATTGCTCGTTAAGCAGACCTGCTAAAGACAACGCTTGGTCGCGTAGCACCTCGGCGTCCAATCGATAGCGAGGCCCACGGGACAACAGACGGTTCTTCGGATCGATCGCTAACTGGTTTTGATCGATTGACGAATCACGACGATAAGCATCGCTCATCACCATCTGCTTGATCAACCGTTTCAAGTCCCAGCCGTTTTGCTGAAAATCGACTGCCAACCAATCCAAAAGTGCTTGGTGACTTGGTGGTTCACCTTGGCTGCCGAAGTCCTCACTGGATTTCACCAGTCCGACGCCGAACAACCATTGCCAAACCCGATTGACAACGACGCGGGAGGCCAAGGGATGATCGGGTGATGTCAGCCATTTTGCTAACCCCAATCGATCACGCGGCAAGCCTTCGACCATCGCCGGCAGAAACTCGGGAACCGCACGATCGACCGGTTCGCCGGGTTGGTCGTACTGACCGCGATTAAGAATATGAGCCTGCCGAGGTGTGGCCAACTCTTTCCAGACCAGCGTGGTCGGGATGTCGTTGTTCATCTCCTCCTTGGCTTTTTCCAGCCCCGCGATCATGTCTTCAATGGCCGTCCAATCCGGATGTTCGCAAACAGCTTTGCGATAGTAAGTACGGATCGATTGCTGTTGCTCTTCAGAACGTTGATCGGGCGGATGAGAAACCAGTTCTGCAATTTGCATGGGGGCAGGAATCGCAGGTGACCGAAACGCATACGTCAACTGAATCGGGCGAGACTGCGATACGGATTTGATATACAGATCGTTGTCGCCTTCGCGAAGCTCCAATCGATAGCTGTGGGATAACGGTTTTAGAGGCCCAGTCTCTTTGGTGATCTGCAAACGTTTATTGTTGAGATAGATCACATGGCCGTCGCTCGTCCCGAGCAAAAGATCGACAGTCTGTGCCTTGGGCGATGTCAGTTTCTGATAAAGCACATTGACGTTGACTGCATCGCTTTCGCTGGGCAATGAATGGACTGCGACCGGCGAGAAATCACTGCGTTCGGACCAAGTCAGTTCTTTGTCGCGGTACTTGAATTTCTCATCTGGCTTGAATTGGCGCTGTTCTGAAACGAAGACTCGAGAATAGCCAGGGCTTTCGCTTTCGACCGTGAAGGGCCCCGCCAAATACGCATTACCTAATTTGATCTGATCGTCGACGCCGATCTGTGGCGGTGCGTCTGACAAACTGAATCGCATCGCATGGAACTGATGCTTGGCGTAAACCGATTGGAAGTCCAATGTGAAACGCAACTTGCTGGGCTGTTCGGCAAGCCTGTCAGACAACTCAAGGCTTCTGAATTGGACTTTCCGCGAACCTTTGGTTTGGTGCCCAGCCACGGCCCAACCTTGGCCATCCGTTTTTCCATCAATCGCGTTTTCGACCTTGAATTGATCACCGTCTTGTTCGATGTCCGCCATCGCATCAGTGATAAGAACGTGCTTCCATTCGTCTCCCACCATCACGTCGATGCCGAATTCGGTCAAAACCGCATTGCCATTGGACGATATCCCAACGCGATCGGATTCAGGGTCCGGCAAGACGTCCATGACGATCGTTTGCCACCGATGTGACATGAAGGATTCATCCAAGGGAATCTCTACCAGCAACGTCGCCTTGTCGTTCGCCGGGCGATTGGAAATGACAATGCCTTCGTCGTCGATGGTCAGACTCTCGTGAGATACCTCGCTTGCCGACCCCGGGATCAGTGCCTTTGAGTGAACGACGGTTTCGGAATCCGGCTGTTGCGAAATCGAAATCTCCCAGCTTCGCTGCGCCGCATCGACCGACTCGATCGGGCCTTCCATCTCCAGCTTTAGATCAACGATTTGCTGATCAAATTCGGCAAGTTGCGCCAGCTGATCTTCACTAGGGACTCGGATTACAGGCGGGTGATCCTTTTTGTTGCCGTCGAGAGCTTGTCCGTCCAAGCTGTTAAAAAACGCACTTAAAGAGTAGTAGTCCTTCTGTCGAATCGGATCGAACTTGTGATCATGACAGACGGCACACTGGGTCGTCAGTCCCAGAAAAATAGTGCCAAAGGAATCGGTACGATCGATCACATTGCGAGCGAAGACTTCCTCGTAGATTGATCCGCCTTCACTGGTCGTGACGTTCAGTCGGTTGAAGCCACTGGCAATTTGCTGAGCTTGCGTGGCGTCGGGAAGCAAGTCACCGGCAAGTTGTTCGATGATGAATTGGTCAAACGGCATATCGTTGTTGATCGCATCGATCACCCAATCACGATAAGGCCACATCTCCCGATAGTTGTCCAGGTGTAGCCCATGGGTATCGGCGTAACGAACCAAGTCTAACCAATACCTGCCGAAGTGCTGGCCAAATGCTGGTGTGGCCAGCATTTCGTCGACCAACCGCTCATATTGAAAATCGTCACGATGCAGGCGATCGATTTGTTGGCGCGTCGGTGGCAATCCCGTTAGACCAAGACTGACGCGGCGCAACAAAGTTGACGGCGAAGCTTGCGAATTGCCAACCAGCCCTGCGACACGAATCTTGGCATCGATGAAATGGTCAATCGGATTTTTCGTGTCCGGCGGCAACACTGCCTTTTGAGGAGCTTCAAAGGCCCAATGCTCCTGAACCTGTCCGCCTTGTTCGATCCAACGCCGCAGGGTGTCCTTCTGAATGTCAGATAGCGGTTTGCCGTATTCTGGTGGCGGCATCAAGGTTTCGTCATCGGCAAGCAATCGACTGACCAGTTCACTTTGATCAGGTTTGCCGGCTTCGATTACGGAGTGAACACCCTCGGAGCTATCCAGACGCAAATCGGCTTCACGCTTGGCCTCGTCGGGACCATGACAGGCGAAACAGTGATCCGAAAGGATCGGACGAACATCACGCTGGTAGTCCAGCGGCGCGGCCACCTGATCCTGATCGGAAACGCTGGTCGTCGCCTGCAGGGGTGTCGAGATCGTGTAAACGAGACCGATCACTGCACCAGCGATACCGAGACGACTGGCATTGGAAAAACGGTTGGATCGATTGACCATAATCAGGAGGGTGTGGCCGAAGGAGGGAGCGTAGACGCTACAGCAAATTTTAGCCGATCGCTTTGCCTTTCGTCGGCAAACATCCCAGAACAATGACCGATCATCGACAATCGGTCACGCTTTTGCCGTTAAGGTGCCTCCGAAGCGACCCCCTTGGTGAGTTCGATCAGATTTCGTGGGTTCTGCCCCAAGTCGCCCTTTCCAACTCGCGACTGGCTGGTCGCATCGATCCGGCATCCCGACTGGTCCGGATCAGGCACGATTGAGACGTGTACGTCATCGACAAAACGAAATAACGGCGTCGTTCTCGTTAGATGCATCGTCCGATTCGAATCGTCGTTGTGCACACTTTCAACATTCCAGTTTGTTTGCGAGTCGACCCAATCCCGAATTCGGCGATCGGCTTCATCGACGGAGACGCCCATTTGCAGAGGTTGCAACAACCGGTTGTCGCTTTCAGGTGATAAACGCGCACTGTTTTGTGTCCAGTCGCGGCTCCAATCATCGACACGCCAAGCGATCGCCGCCAAAATGGCGATCGTGATCGCCAATGCGATCCATCCGATCATTTTCATCTTCCAAAATGTGTTTGGGATTCGTTTCAACTAGGTGCTTTCACTTGGGCTCCGAACAGCCCACCTGACACTGGTCGGACGTTCCAATTTCAACCGCCGACCTTCCTCTCTGATGACAGATACGCCTTCCCTTTTCGAAGCCCAAGAGTCGGACCATTTGGAAGCGGCTAAACCGTTAGCTGCGCGGATGCGACCAAAGTCGCTTGCCGAATATGTCGGCCAGCAGCATATCTTAGGACCGGGGAAACTACTGCGCAGGATGGTTGACGCAGGCAAGCTGGGATCGATCATCCTTGCCGGGCCTCCCGGAACAGGAAAAACGACGCTGGCGAATCTGCTGGCAAGCGAAACCGGCAGCCGTTTTCGTCCACTCAGTGCGGTCACCGGTGGCGTGAAGGAAGTGCGTGAAGCACTCGCCTGGGCGAAAGACTTGGTCGCGACCGGCGAACCCGCTCCCGTACTGTTCATTGACGAAATCCATCGCTTCAGCAAAAGCCAACAAGACGCTTTACTGCCCGACGTCGAGGAGGGCATCGTCTCGCTAATCGGCGCGACGACTAGCAACCCTTACTTTGCCGTCAACGGAGCCTTGATCAGTCGTAGCCATGTCTTTCAACTGCAGACCTTGGCCGCCGAAGAAATCGAATCTCTGCTGCGACGTGCTCTCGGTGACAAGGTTCGAGGGCTGGGCAACCTTCATGTCGAAATCGAAGACAGCGCCCTCGAACTGTTGGCCAGTGTCTGTGAAGGCGATGCCCGAAGGGCGTTGACTTCATTGGAAATTGCGGTCGCCAGTAGCGCTAGCACACCACCCAAAGTTGACGTTTCCGCAGCCGCTGAATCGATTGGCAAACGTGTCGCCGGATACGACGGAACGGGTGACGATCACTACGACTTGGTCAGCGCGATGATCAAAAGCATTCGCGGAAGCGATCCCGACGCCGCTCTGTACTGGCTGGCTCGAATGTTAGAAGGCGGCGAAGACATCCGTTTTCTCTGTCGACGCCTCGTTATCTTGGCCAGCGAGGACATCGGCAACGCTGATCCACATGCCCTGCCTTTGGCCGTCGCCTGTATGCAAGGATGCGAGTTTATCGGGTTACCCGAAAGCCAACTCTTGCTCTCGCAAACCGCCGCCTATCTTTCTTTGGCTCCCAAAAGCAATGCCGCAACGGTCGCCATCGGGAAGGCCCGTAAAGACGTGCGCGAAAAGAAACTGCTTGCCGTCCCCCAGCATTTGATGGACGCACACTCGACGACCGCCGCCAAACAGGGGCGGGGGGAAGGGTACATCTACAGCCACGATTGCCCTGATGGTATCGCGGCCCAAGACTACTTAGGTTCCAGCCGAACCTACTACGAACCCGTCGAACGGGGGTTTGAACGCGATCTGCAAAAGCGAAAAGAATGGATCCGACGCAGGCTCAAGGGCGAATCCTGAGTACCCTAGTGCGTCCTCGTTGCTTTCACCACTGACACAAAACCATCCCAGCGATCCATCATCATGATGCTTCATCGTCTGCTCGCCTTCACAATCATCCTAAGCGTTTCGCCCCTGATGGCGCAAGACAAATTGCGGATCGCAACATTCAACGTCTCGCTGTATGGAAAGTCTGCATCGGAGATACGCGATCGGCTTGCGAGCAAAGACGATGCCCAAGCTCAAAACATCGCCCGGATCGTGCAGACGGTACGCCCCGATATCCTGCTCATCAACGAACTCGATTACGACCAAGACTCGGTCGTCGCATCACGATTGGCAACCAACTACTTCGCCATCGGGCAAACCGATACCAATGGCGAATCACTCGAAGGGATCGACTACCCGTATTTCTTTAGTGCACCAAGCAACACCGGAATCGATTCCGAATTGGACTTGAACAACGACGGTAAACGACACAGTCCCAACGACGCCTTCGGATACGGAATCTATCCGGGCCAGTATTCGATGACCGTGTTCAGCCGCTTTCCGATCAAACGATCAGAACTGCGCACATTTCAAAACTTCGCTTGGAGCCAAATGCCTGGAGCGATTCGGCCGGTCGTCCCATCGACAGGCGATTTCTATTACGACGATGCGACTTGGTCAAAGCTCCGCCTAAGTAGCAAAAATCACATCGATGTTCCCGTTCAAGTGGGTGACACGACAATTCACATCCTCGCAAGCCATCCGACTCCACCTGTTTTCGACGGACGTGAAGACCGCAACGGGGCACGCAATCACGACGAGGTGCAGTTTTGGGTGAACTACCTTCAAGACGACACCGAAAGCAAAGGCTGGCTAGTCGATGATGCGGGCCAAACAGGTGGACTGTCCGAACAAGCTCGGTTTGTTGTGATGGGTGATCTGAACGCCGATCCGATTGATGGCAGCGGTCGGCGCGAAGCGATCCAGAGCTTGATTGCCCACCCACGCGTCAATGATGTTGAACCCAAGTCAACTGATGATGCGATCAATGACCGACAAAGTAAGTTCAAAGGGAAAGGCGACTTGGCAACCAAGACTGCCGACTGGGGACGCAACGGATTCATGCGAGTTGACTATGTATTGCCCAGCAGCAACCTGAATGTCATCGACAGCGGTGTGTTTTGGCCTGCAAGCAGCGATGCGAAATCCAAATGGGCCTCGGCCAGTGATCACCGCATGGTCTGGATCGAGGTATCAAAACCTTGACTATTGGGATGGCCTCGTCACGGAGTTTGAATCAACGAAAACGCGTCTTGCTAATGATCAGCTCGATGCGTGGCGGTGGCAGCGAACGTCAAGTCTTGTTGCTAGCCCAACATCTATCCCGAGATCACTTCGAACCTCATTTATACCTGTCCGAGGCTGCCGGTCCCTTTCTAGATCAGGTTCCCAATGACGTCCAAATCCATCCCTATCAGGCTTCGTCGGCGCGGCAGCTTTACTTCCCAGGTCGCGCCCTTCGCGAGCAAACCGCATATGTCCGTCAACTGATTCGCGACAATCAAATCGACGCGGTGTATGACCGAACCTTTCATATGTCAATTCTGGCCGGTCAGGCAGCGCGTGGTATTCGACGCGTATCAACGATCGTCAGCCCACCCCATCTAGCCTTACCGGCTGTCGAGAGTCGATTTATTGGGCTGAAACGTCGAAGGTTGGCCAAGTCGTATCGCTGCTCCGACGTTGTTGTCGCGGTGAGCCATCAAGCCGCCGAATCGGCCGAGCAGTATTACGGACTTCGTCCAGGCAGCGTGCAAGTCATCCCCAATCCCGTCGTCGTTTCACAATCTTTCCGCGACGATCTTGATCATGCTTCCTCCGACCCGAACACGACCAAACTGGTTTGCGTCGGACGAATGACGTCTGAGAAAGGGCACAGCGACTTAATCGAAGCACTCGCGACGGTCATCAAACATTGGCCTCAGGAACGCCCTCGTCTTCAACTCCGGCTTGTTGGCGACGGAATCCTGCGTCCAAACCTGGAAGCGCAGGTGCAACAATTGGGACTGCAATCCCACTGTCAATTCCTCGGCCATCTCGACAATGCCACCGAAGAAATCCGCTCAGCTGATGCGTTGGTTTTGCCATCGCGTTTCGAAGGGATGCCAAACGTGGTCTTAGAATCGATGGCTCTTGGGACACCGGTGATTGCGACACGAGCAGGCGGGACCACTGAGTTGCAGCATGACGAACCGACCGCGTTTTGGGCGGATGTTGCCAAGCCAGATTCAATCGCGACGGCGATTCTTGAATTTGCAAAGCATGCTGAACGAGCCAATCAGCATCGTCGTGCGGCATTGAAAATGATCAAAGAGCATCATGATCTTGGCAAAGCCATCGCCAGAATAGAATCGCTGTTGGACCCAGAACGTGGATAGCGCGTTTCGATTCAGTGCTAACACCCATTAGCCGCTTCGGCGTTAGCCGCGGTTGAAAGAACCTAGATGCACGCCAACCCCACATAACCGACGCTAACGCGTTTCGGCTCAGGGCGAACCACCATGAGCCGCTTCGGCGCTAGCCGCGGTTGAAAAAACCTGAATGCACGCCAAGCCCACGTAACCGACGCTAGCGCGTTTCGGCTCAGGACTAGCAACCATCAGCCGCTTCGGCGTTAGCCGCGGTTAAAAGTACCTGTATGCAACCCAACCCCACATAACCGACGCTAGCGAGTTTCGGCTCAGGGCAAACCACCATGAGCCGCTTCGGCGCTAGCCGCGGTTGAAAGCACCTGAATGCAACCCAAGCCCACATAACCGACACTAACGCGTTTCGGCTCAGGACGAACCACCATCAGCCGCTTCGGCGTTAGCCGCGGTTGAAAGTACCTGAATGCAAACCAAGCCCACATAACCGACGCTAGCGCGTTTCGGCTCAGGGCGGCTACAAATTCGTCATCCACGCGGCCTTATAACGCAGGCCTAAATTTAGGATTCGTTGCAACAAGGCTTCATACGGAATTCCAACTCGTTCGGCCGACTCGGAAAAATCCTCGCCGTATTCGATGTTGGGATTGGCATTGGCTTCTAAAACATACACATCACCGGAATCGGTCAGCCGCAAATCCATCCGCGCATAACCGCTCATGTTCAATGCACGGTAAACGCGTTTGCAAATCTTGGCGACCTTCTCGCCGGCTTCACCGCGAAGGTCAGCGGCCTCGTGAGTCGTGATCCCGTGCTTCTCTTGATACTTGCGATTCCATTTGACTTGGCTGGTCGCAATTCTCGCGGTGTCATCGGGCATCTTTCCAAAGTCCATTTCCCACGCGGGAAAGGTCTGCAACCGCTGGTTGCCGATCACCCCGACATAGATCTCGCGTCCTTCGATGTATTGTTCGACGATGGCGTCATCCCCGGCATGTTCGTGCACGAAGCTCACACGATCAACAAGTTGTTCATCGGTGCGCACGATTGACGCTTGGCTAATCCCGAACGAAGCGTCCTCGGTGACAGACTTAACAAACAGCGGAAATTCCAATTTTTTGGGACGATGAACGGTCCGCCCGACAGGGAAAACGGTAAACCGCGGCGTG
This is a stretch of genomic DNA from Stieleria sp. JC731. It encodes these proteins:
- a CDS encoding PSD1 and planctomycete cytochrome C domain-containing protein, giving the protein MVNRSNRFSNASRLGIAGAVIGLVYTISTPLQATTSVSDQDQVAAPLDYQRDVRPILSDHCFACHGPDEAKREADLRLDSSEGVHSVIEAGKPDQSELVSRLLADDETLMPPPEYGKPLSDIQKDTLRRWIEQGGQVQEHWAFEAPQKAVLPPDTKNPIDHFIDAKIRVAGLVGNSQASPSTLLRRVSLGLTGLPPTRQQIDRLHRDDFQYERLVDEMLATPAFGQHFGRYWLDLVRYADTHGLHLDNYREMWPYRDWVIDAINNDMPFDQFIIEQLAGDLLPDATQAQQIASGFNRLNVTTSEGGSIYEEVFARNVIDRTDSFGTIFLGLTTQCAVCHDHKFDPIRQKDYYSLSAFFNSLDGQALDGNKKDHPPVIRVPSEDQLAQLAEFDQQIVDLKLEMEGPIESVDAAQRSWEISISQQPDSETVVHSKALIPGSASEVSHESLTIDDEGIVISNRPANDKATLLVEIPLDESFMSHRWQTIVMDVLPDPESDRVGISSNGNAVLTEFGIDVMVGDEWKHVLITDAMADIEQDGDQFKVENAIDGKTDGQGWAVAGHQTKGSRKVQFRSLELSDRLAEQPSKLRFTLDFQSVYAKHQFHAMRFSLSDAPPQIGVDDQIKLGNAYLAGPFTVESESPGYSRVFVSEQRQFKPDEKFKYRDKELTWSERSDFSPVAVHSLPSESDAVNVNVLYQKLTSPKAQTVDLLLGTSDGHVIYLNNKRLQITKETGPLKPLSHSYRLELREGDNDLYIKSVSQSRPIQLTYAFRSPAIPAPMQIAELVSHPPDQRSEEQQQSIRTYYRKAVCEHPDWTAIEDMIAGLEKAKEEMNNDIPTTLVWKELATPRQAHILNRGQYDQPGEPVDRAVPEFLPAMVEGLPRDRLGLAKWLTSPDHPLASRVVVNRVWQWLFGVGLVKSSEDFGSQGEPPSHQALLDWLAVDFQQNGWDLKRLIKQMVMSDAYRRDSSIDQNQLAIDPKNRLLSRGPRYRLDAEVLRDQALSLAGLLNEQSSGPSVKPPQPDGLWYAVGYTRSNTANFKADKEIEKRLRRSVYIFWKRTSPPPQMSTFDAPSRESCTARRERTNTPLQALVLMNEHQYLKASKHLAIRAFNDTDAAPDEERLRWMFETVTSRLPSEAEISELQRLLTELRDAYLADENAAKDLLSVDDVSQAGLSESEHAAWMMIASTLLNLDEVVNY
- a CDS encoding DUF1499 domain-containing protein; this encodes MKRIPNTFWKMKMIGWIALAITIAILAAIAWRVDDWSRDWTQNSARLSPESDNRLLQPLQMGVSVDEADRRIRDWVDSQTNWNVESVHNDDSNRTMHLTRTTPLFRFVDDVHVSIVPDPDQSGCRIDATSQSRVGKGDLGQNPRNLIELTKGVASEAP
- a CDS encoding replication-associated recombination protein A, which produces MTDTPSLFEAQESDHLEAAKPLAARMRPKSLAEYVGQQHILGPGKLLRRMVDAGKLGSIILAGPPGTGKTTLANLLASETGSRFRPLSAVTGGVKEVREALAWAKDLVATGEPAPVLFIDEIHRFSKSQQDALLPDVEEGIVSLIGATTSNPYFAVNGALISRSHVFQLQTLAAEEIESLLRRALGDKVRGLGNLHVEIEDSALELLASVCEGDARRALTSLEIAVASSASTPPKVDVSAAAESIGKRVAGYDGTGDDHYDLVSAMIKSIRGSDPDAALYWLARMLEGGEDIRFLCRRLVILASEDIGNADPHALPLAVACMQGCEFIGLPESQLLLSQTAAYLSLAPKSNAATVAIGKARKDVREKKLLAVPQHLMDAHSTTAAKQGRGEGYIYSHDCPDGIAAQDYLGSSRTYYEPVERGFERDLQKRKEWIRRRLKGES
- a CDS encoding endonuclease/exonuclease/phosphatase family protein; translated protein: MMLHRLLAFTIILSVSPLMAQDKLRIATFNVSLYGKSASEIRDRLASKDDAQAQNIARIVQTVRPDILLINELDYDQDSVVASRLATNYFAIGQTDTNGESLEGIDYPYFFSAPSNTGIDSELDLNNDGKRHSPNDAFGYGIYPGQYSMTVFSRFPIKRSELRTFQNFAWSQMPGAIRPVVPSTGDFYYDDATWSKLRLSSKNHIDVPVQVGDTTIHILASHPTPPVFDGREDRNGARNHDEVQFWVNYLQDDTESKGWLVDDAGQTGGLSEQARFVVMGDLNADPIDGSGRREAIQSLIAHPRVNDVEPKSTDDAINDRQSKFKGKGDLATKTADWGRNGFMRVDYVLPSSNLNVIDSGVFWPASSDAKSKWASASDHRMVWIEVSKP
- a CDS encoding glycosyltransferase, which codes for MASSRSLNQRKRVLLMISSMRGGGSERQVLLLAQHLSRDHFEPHLYLSEAAGPFLDQVPNDVQIHPYQASSARQLYFPGRALREQTAYVRQLIRDNQIDAVYDRTFHMSILAGQAARGIRRVSTIVSPPHLALPAVESRFIGLKRRRLAKSYRCSDVVVAVSHQAAESAEQYYGLRPGSVQVIPNPVVVSQSFRDDLDHASSDPNTTKLVCVGRMTSEKGHSDLIEALATVIKHWPQERPRLQLRLVGDGILRPNLEAQVQQLGLQSHCQFLGHLDNATEEIRSADALVLPSRFEGMPNVVLESMALGTPVIATRAGGTTELQHDEPTAFWADVAKPDSIATAILEFAKHAERANQHRRAALKMIKEHHDLGKAIARIESLLDPERG
- a CDS encoding ATP-grasp domain-containing protein translates to MNKLRVLVLVRAGHVPPLTLDGISEKELDAWKAEFDVCDTLRHLGHEVLPIGVYDDLAPIRDALTEFKPHITFMLLEEFHGVVTYDFAIISYLELMQQPYTGCNPRGLLLSKDKALSKKILTYHRIPTPRFTVFPVGRTVHRPKKLEFPLFVKSVTEDASFGISQASIVRTDEQLVDRVSFVHEHAGDDAIVEQYIEGREIYVGVIGNQRLQTFPAWEMDFGKMPDDTARIATSQVKWNRKYQEKHGITTHEAADLRGEAGEKVAKICKRVYRALNMSGYARMDLRLTDSGDVYVLEANANPNIEYGEDFSESAERVGIPYEALLQRILNLGLRYKAAWMTNL